Genomic window (Pieris rapae chromosome 12, ilPieRapa1.1, whole genome shotgun sequence):
GTGTATGACCTTCCACATCTGGTATTGGCGTAATCGCAGGGACCATATTTTGCGCCAAGTCGTAGGCTAAAGCAAAGTCTTGACCTTTCACGATGACGAAGATCCTTATCTTCCCGCGTGATCAGTGGTTGAAAATCGCCAAGTATCACGATTTCAGTGGTATTTCGAGCAGGGAATCTGTCGCCATTTGACGTACACGCAAACTTAGTTCGTTAAAAACTGTCTTACACATGTTTATTCAACTCGATAACTTcctaatacaaattaatatctgcagcataacaattaaataatttagtttcaaCATAAAACTATGATATTAAACTGCATATCGTGTGTTTCAGCTGATGATATATaagtacttatttaattatagttactCCAATATTTGATCTTTCTATATTTAGGAAACATGATAAAGACAAGAAGGCCAAGACTTAGGGACCATAAAACGTATCATatcttttagtttaaaaatatattattttaattacggtTCGTTCAGAGGGTCcctttatcattattaaatgtttttgttgatTTGATAAGACTCAATTTAGCGATTgcaacttaatataaatacccataaaataatttttacgtcataatttataacaatttatgaaatacaatACTCAGGGTgatttagtattttcttttatccAGGAGTTACACATGTACGTGTTGGTGTACGCGTCAGGGAAATTGTTGGCGCAGGGCCAGTTCATGGAGACGATACCAGCTGAGGTGCCGTTGCACACTAAGCTGCCGCCTGAATCACCCTGAAAATTTCCAATCACAAACATTGCACATggataatttacataattaaaatattaactgcTATGAAACTCGAAAAATAGTAAGCTATATATGCACCCCTAGGCTgtgtagttatatattatacagttaAAAAACAGACTAGAAAAGGTGATGCGCTCTTTGAAGTTATACTCACTTGGCATGATCCTTCCCCACGTTTGTTAAGAGTACACATCTGGCTGGAATTTATCGACACTGAGCTtcctttaaagtatttattacactGTTCCCCGGTTAAAGTGTTTACATACAGATACTGTAATTTGTCGGGCGCTCGCTGCCCATAGCCCTTAAAGTATACAAATTAActgaattaaattgatttaaaggTATATGTTCACcggtaacaattatttatataatatccaaTGTAATAGACATTTatctcttaaattatttactcaCAAGGTAACCCCAACCGCTCAGTAAACACGACAATCCAGTCTTGATATCCTGTGTGGGTAATGGCAGGGGCTGAACTTTTTTGTTGAATTTGATGGCCTTTTTCGTACTTATAACAGCAATatcatttttgaatttagttGGCTTGTTATGTTCTTTGTGAGTAATTACTTTGCTTATTTCATACTTTGTGCCACCTTTCGTTCTCGATAAAGTACCCACTACAGCGAAAAATTTTGATGGTTTACGACTggaaaaaattaactttattaagggcctgtttcacaatgtatggataaagtgccaaatagctatgcaacacataaattattcgaaagataaaagtttcaaataagatacttggcatttcatgataaacagcgctatctgacagtcgtgaaacggaaaaatacttttttatcctaccaataagtaataaatagtttatttggaacttatccggacattgtgaaacagactctaaatataatataaattgaccAGACAAAAAACTGAAGCCTCAATTACTCTTAGATCAGCGCAGTAAACACagtatgtattattacttatattatatacttttctaCACAATGGGCAGCTGTCAGTATCCATCTGTCGGAGATGATAGCAGCACCGCAGAAAGTCCAGCCATCTTTTCTTTTTAGAGCGACTTGGTGTGGCACAAGCCCTTCGGGAGCATCTTTGCCACCCACCACTCTGGTGTCGGGCTCTTGGCCTCCAGAATTAGAGGCGAAACCTACAATAAGCCGCACTTTTGTTAaggagtaaataaataaggaaaggcatttgcataaaaaaaggatgaataataaattaaataaacttacccTGTACGTTCCACGCTACTAACAGTAGAATAAAGGATATCTTTGAGATACCCATCGTCAATAATGCTTCTGTAGttaaatacacattcaaaTAATGCCTTCCTTTTTATATTCgcaatgtaattaatttttaggaataaattaaataaaatgtgtgtgttttaaggaaaaataccaaaaaaactaccattattttttagtttctttgtTATCGACTGACAAAGAggtgaattaattataaccaaGCCATTAGCACTAATGATTAGTAAAACAACGTTCAGAAAAACTCCttggaataaatgaattttgatgaAGCAAtatgatactttaaaaatatgatagttCTACATTATGTATAGAGATTTTCCAATCTTCGCTGGACTTCAGTGGGtgcacaataaataaatgccatAGAGAAATCTATTTTCTCTACATTTATAAGTTTAGCTTTTAGTATGACAAAATGAACAGACAGCATAAAACTATAGAATGTGCTCAATTATCACTAGtatactcaaactcaaaataacttcatTAATGTAATAACCAAGCATACTTATGAACCTCAACAGTCAAGGTGTTCCATTGATGCTACATTAactaccagttctcaagtCATATTTGTCgttctgttctataaaaaaaaacacccaCACATTAGGccctaaatttaaatttcaagaccattaataatttaaagtagctaagtaaaataaatatcgctGTTCAGATTTGAACATTGACctcataataaatcaattttgaatatttctgtgttatatatatttctcgtTTCCTCTCACAGTGGCGAAGACTTCTTCAAGCCCTTAATTATCGTGGTGAGCCTGCTCGATAGCTTTGATATGATCCCACCACATTGAACCTTTGATCCTTACCGTTCAACCCTTACAGGTTCTGTCTGTTACCTAAGGTCTCTTGGCGCAGACatctcttatttttatattcactaTTTAATGGTTTGGGTACGTCTGCAGCCCTTAGGGATCCATACTGTTTTAGGTTTTTACATAACACCCTCTCATACATTTAGTTATCTAGTGCAGCTTGGTCATAAATACTCAACAGATACCCAAGAACTAAAAACTGTAAAACAAGATTGTACTGTAACAGCACTAATTGTATGGCGTGATTTCATTTTCGCCATTTTACTCTTTGTTTCTAATAACGCAATGTTGGCGTGTCGTTGactataaaaatttgtaattaataaccCCAACGCCACTCGTTTATGTTAATACGGGTCATTTTTCTTTACACTAATGCGCGTCTTTGAAATCAACCTGCTTCAAACCCTACTTTGCAATTTCATTGCCCTCAGATCTTATCTCTATCAATTATGGCCCATAAAACGTAATGACTTCATCGTAAATCTTCACTTTCCACGACACAACTTCACTGGTGTTGAATAAATGAGGTCAAATTGCTTTACCTAATAATGACTACTTGTACCCATTATGCTGTGcgtagtaattataattttataaattggtaTGGTAAGGGAAATTATGGTTTgaccaaattaaaacaattataggtTTCAATATCCCTGATACACTGAGACATGCTGCAGTTACATAATGGTTATTTTCACcaacagtaataaaaactttgacAAAGAATAAACATTACTTATTCAGAGCAGATATTCGTTAGTGggattaacaattaaaaaaagccattgttatttatttatttatttatttacacttcgtttctaaagaaatacaaataacacagtatatataaataatatatgttatgttCCTATCTGATGCTTAATccaatattttactaataattgttagtgtttaaaagtaagtttaacatttttattatttttacttccaAACTTTTTTATCCCTTGagtccctgaggtcgtaggtttaatccccggctgtgcagcaatagactttctgtctatgtgcgttaacattcactcgaacCGATTAATGTTCACCACAACACATATAATGCTATATGTAAACGTATATGTTGCTATAGTTTCTGAGATACATGAAAAttttaactgaaaataaattaaaaactttttttaggtcttggcctcagatttttgtacctgtttcatgatcgtttATCAATCAAAGTCAAGTAGGTGACCAACCTACTATGCCTGACATACTTCGTTGACTTTTTCGGTCTAAGCACGGTTtgttcacgatgttttccttcatcttAGTAGCACAGCCGGatatcgaacctacgaaccCCTAGAAGAGAGTTACACGTAATCTAACACCGCTCTTATACTAGTTATATATCTGATACAGTcactttcaaaataataaaaaaaatcggctTCTAAATTAAACGAAATACGATATTAGACTTTTAACATTGTATTTgcctttaatataaatgacgacgattttttaaatgcgAATCcatgaaattcaaattcgCTGATAAGAACTGTATATAAAGTATGATTAGCGTTCGCTTCCACGCAACTCGGCTGAttcgtaaaaattataaaacatcaaTTTAGGTATCATGCAAATACAGACCGCCATATCTGTGCagagtattaattttttactattatttttgttttaatattaatatttattattaccattATTTACCATATCATATAAGGATTTACCGTATATGTCTAtatcatctacatctttatatgTCCGCAGAATCTGGTCACAAtagcgatattttttttatactgtatttttttcatttttccaCATTATTGTATTGGCGTAGTACCGAAACGatgttgtttgtattttagtgaataaaataattaatcacttAGCCTACCGAATACATACATAGATAGATAGTTGTAGAGCTACTGGATGTTTGTACAATACATACAGCCAACTCTTCATACTTCGTGTTTTCAAGGTTAGATTTGTCAATAATTCTTTATCAGAGAAGCAAGAGTTGAATAGAATAGATTTTGTGCTTTGAGCTGGTAATCTCTGGATACTTATTTGATATTAgagcataatatatttgtactagtgacccgccccagcttcgcacgggtgcaatgctgatgcaggtttttattatttattgttatttccgtcgctggaaagctccgataataatATACGCAGTCGATCGCTgttaaataagctgtaatgggctgtatagatctatattaaataaacaatgtattcaaggtatttaattagttaaggattaatgctgtattggttaaaatcacTTCGAAATTTAGCCATTATTtatcgtaaaaagtaaatgacaaaaaaaagttattgtgggttatccgTAAGAAacagacatataccatcagggacttttctgtagaccttttcaatgagtacaatacttagtacattattttgataaaactcgtagggttcagcctgcgtttgcaatgtaagcggaataaatgtaattatttacgacatcacattagaaacctcaaaaataacagtacttctccactatttaatgggtgttattatacatataaacctacCTCTaaaatcactctatctatttaaaaaaccacatcaaaatctgttgcgtagtttcaaagatttaagcatacaaagggacatagggacagagaacgTGACTTTGTTTTacactatgtagtgataagaTAAACCCATTGGTACATAGCTCTCAGTACTCAGGATTTAGTGCCACGCCCTATATTGATACTTACTTAAAGCAATACGTTAAAAATTAGTatccttaaaattattttttgcatatggaagcttttattaaaatgtttacgtGAGGGACGACACCGTGATAAATGAATCCCGTCTGCCTTATTAACTTGTTAGTGCTTACATGGAAATTGCTTTAAAAGTTGCGGTAATGGCTTGAAAAAGGCttcatttaacaataaacCTGGGGGACAATATACACCAGGAGTGTCTTTTTGTAGTATTTCACATTTTTGCTTCGACTTTGTTTgcttgaaatttattatgaacaaTCAAACTATAAGTACTTTGTAATTAACACATAgctaattacattatttactggCTGTGAGGATTAGATATCGAACACGACACACAATAATCAGTTAGGaacatataattacaattatgtcATATAATTCAGTGAGGAATCTACTCTAAGATTGCCTCATAcgaatttcatcaaaaaatgCTTTCATAAATTTAGTTACAAAGTTTAAGGTATCAAGTTAACAGCATCTGTTTACGTACCTGAGAAATTGGGGCAgtaattttaacttacttGGAAACATTTGGCATAGTTGGAACGGGTGCCTTTATTTTAAGCGGATTATTCATGCTCTTAATATTTCTCTTGAACTCAAAATTATCTACGTTTCATCCATTAGCTTGATAAGACTCTAAAAACCCGGAGAAATGAATtacaaataatgataaaattatatgattcATTTTATGTAATCTGTGAACTAGGGTGATTAATGAATTGGGAACCTTGTTTGGATTTAGGCCTTATCGCCATAATGTTTGACAGTTATTTAAGTCCAGTGTTgatctagtggcttcagcaacTCTCATGCCTCATCCCAAATTTCTAgctacgcatttaacattcactcgaatggtgaaggaatacattgtgaggaaaccggcttaacaaaaaaaagtcaacgcatgaaacagatacagacttaaaaattttgtagCCTCCAGGTTTTATATACTGCATCACTTAGTATATCACTgtatgatgaaatatgatatttatattaaaaattattgctaaCACTATGTCATAACTCATAAAGAAACGCGAGCTTTTCGCTTATTAGTAAgaatctataaaattataagcatatttttataataacaattaatgaactttaatttctttaagaatGTATAAAAGTCTATTAGTATCTGCTCTCTAGAAGATATTAGGAATAAGTTcgtgaatattaatttaacaaatattcacgaatttattttaagaaaggaGTGAATGATTGTGAAAGACTGAAATAACTTGAAGAGTTATAAACGATgacataaatgtatattaatatttgctaATAGTTTGTAAGCTCTGGAAAATCTTCCGATCTTCGAGCAAAGTTACTAATTAAGAATTCACTTTGGTGCTGCTGACTCAGTAATGgttcgtaaaataaataaccagCTCCAATACCAGCTCAGTAAGTGTTTCGAGAAGGAAGTGGAATCCACCATTTTCTAAAATTCtaagtatgtaataaaaaaaattttatttatataaaactactacctataacttatatatatatatataatacacaatatacatatatacaatatataatgtgtttgtttttctttatatattctaaTCTTGATAATtgattgatgatgatgaatgataattatataatcgcttatataattattttatcaatataatccGATCGaagcatttgttttaaacgatattcatttttttactttatcttTGACGATATTTACAGCAGGCAATCTGTCAATGTGATGACAAAGGCAATAAGGTTACGTCAAAAAAGTTTGATTTGTAAAAGTGCTatacactaattaaatatttgctatCGTAATAAAAGTCTGGCTTACTTAATATGGTggttaagaattttttaaattttctaatttccCTCGCAGTTTTCCTAACTTTTTCTTTCATAAGAACCTTCTCCtgataaaacaaacaataaaaaaatattagcgaaatcggtccagccgttcacACGTGATATCGTGACCAAGTTAAATagggattcatttttatatacgtcaaagccttttatatttatatattatttatagatgaCGTAACTATTAATCAATTGAACCCATAACCGAGAACTATGCTTTCATGAAtggacatttaaatatgttctaCAAAACACACTCATTTATAgcaaaaatccttttttaacGGCTGTATAAAACAGGCCTGCTATAATGAATGTAATCTAAAggtatatttcatataaaccCAGTTCACTCAActcataaattacataaagaaaattaGGTTTAAGAGCTTCTTTGTTCGGTAAGTAAATGtcatgtaatataataactaatctttttatattcaagTTTCAGTTTAACACGCAACCTAAGAAATAAGTTATGGCTCCAGCGATTGCCTTAGGCATTATAGTTTTAGACTTGGGGTACAATGCTATTGAAATTACTTAggagtattttattgaatctcATGACAATCTAAGACTGGCACGAATTTGGATAAGTGAAATGATTTATGATAACGACTAGAAATTGTACTCTAAGTACTCTAAGTACGAAGCGATACTCTTAATGGCAGAAGGCTCGCAGTTCATCGActttttagaatttagaagaaatcgttcgaattggttcagaaatatttcagtggctaggctagctggttccacaaagtgtaGGTGCACGGCAAAAACTGTcataaaaagctatttttcgttgtttttaccaattaaCTAAACGACGCGtaagtaacaaataataaaggaGTGAAACGTTTGATGGGAGAAtaatgtatgtacaaaaaaccctccaattgataatttaaattgtataataaaacacttttttacggattatagttatgtattattgtatttaaacttataattatttggacataattttaaatttaaaccgacgtttcgcgtgctttacagcgtgcgtggtcacggtgactgaatcACTAGATGTTAAATCCTTAACAACAGCCTGTGTAAAACCTCCAAAAATGTATGGATTGCCAAAAATACACAAACTCAACAATCCTTTAAGACCAATAGTCAGTCATATCGACTCACCCACATACAAATTAGCCAAACACTTAGCATCAATATTATCCCCTCTCAGGGGTCACACTAGTGCTTATGTCAAGGACTCTTACCATTTTGTGGAAACATGTAGAGATCTCAAATTACTCCACAACGAAACTATGGTGAGTTTTGACGTTGAGTCACTATTTACAAACTTACCACTAAATGACTGCCtagatataatttcaaaaagacTTAAGGAACAGAACATGTCACCAGATTATGTAGATATTGTAAAACACTGTCTCACATCAGGGTACTTAATGTGGAAAGATGAGTTCTATGTGCAGGTTGATGGAGTAGCCATGGGTTCTCCGGTGTCACCTATAGTCGCTGACATCTTCATGGAGGACTTTGAGGAGAGAGCTCTGGCCAATGCCCCGGTTAAACCTAGACTGTACAAGAGATATGTCGATGACACATTTGTAGTACTCCCCAATGACAAAATATCTACATTTCTAAcgcatttaaattcaatacacaagaacattaaatttactgttgaaaaagaaaacaacaactGTCTGCCCTTCttggacattttaattatacgcaaAGCAGATGGCACACTAGGTCACACAATACACAGAAAGGCAACCCACACAGATAGGTACCTCAATGGTGAATCCCACCACCACCCGTCACAACTGCTCTCTGtcggtaaatgtttgtttcagagaGCCCAACGTCTTTGTGATGCGGCCCACCTCAAGGAGGAACTACAGCATGTCAAACAGGTGCTACACCGAAACAAGTTGCGCATCCCCCGGCTgcatcacagaaacaaaaacaagacacaaacagttcctcgccagccagcttacctgccatatgtgaagggagttacagatagaattagccgggtcctaaaacgagcttccattaatacaattttcaagccgcacaagaagattcagcaattcctaagaccaatcaaaagtaacaccccattgcaagatgcaggtatatacaaactggattgcgactgtggcctgtcttacatagggcaaactaaacgcaatatgtccagcagactcaaggaacacatcgcggacataagacatagacgacacacaaaatcagcagtctgtgaacacacactagataggcctaatcactacatacgctttgaccaaccgaaagtacttgcgaaagaaaaaagattcttcccaagattggtacgcgaagccattgaaatcaaaaaacacgccaatttcaatagagaggacggcctaaaattatcaaacacctgggatccaataatatccaaattaaaatctcaaaataaacaatccgcgaaaatggaggacaccgtgagcaatttctgcaaaaaccctacatcttttagtcgataccaactccggggaaataaatacagataacgcaacattttctgcagctgtaatactttttgacatttaacacctttgtcttcagtcaccgtgaccacgcacgctgtaaagcacgcgaaacgtcggtttaaatttaaaattatgtccaaataattataagtttaaatacaataatacataactataatccgtaaaaaagtgttttattaaatgtgtaaaagttatgttaataaaagacaatactaaatttaaattgtatgttttataaattgtctCTGCACAAAGATACAATTTAACATTTCGAAGTAGCCTAacttaagaatttaaaacgaaccaaatttacttaaaaggatatttaacTTAAGGAAGTATCCAACATTCTTACAGTCTCAATTAAAAGGAAGAAATTATTGAactctgttcttgtgtacAATGTttcaaagtattaatttagACAGATATgtcaagtttttatataagtatatttatataaaatattccttcaagaaaagagggtacgaattcttaaaagggcggcaatgcactcgcaagccctctagcatcgagtgtccatgggcggcggtatcacttaacatcaggtgagcctcctgcccgtttgcccacttttctataaaaaaaaattataaactataaagtcAGGTTATCCTTTTGTTTCGGCTAAGTGCATTCGATACACTAGTGCGTATACGAGCTAATAGATTCAAGTCAAATTGAGTCGACGAACAATATTACAAAGGGCTATTGGTTATGTAATCCTCTCCTTGTAAATCTATGTATGaaactataaattactttGTTCTCATATTGGGGTCGTG
Coding sequences:
- the LOC111002050 gene encoding chymotrypsin-2-like, with translation MGISKISFILLLVAWNVQGFASNSGGQEPDTRVVGGKDAPEGLVPHQVALKRKDGWTFCGAAIISDRWILTAAHCVENRKPSKFFAVVGTLSRTKGGTKYEISKVITHKEHNKPTKFKNDIAVISTKKAIKFNKKVQPLPLPTQDIKTGLSCLLSGWGYLGYGQRAPDKLQYLYVNTLTGEQCNKYFKGSSVSINSSQMCTLNKRGEGSCQGDSGGSLVCNGTSAGIVSMNWPCANNFPDAYTNTYMCNSWIKENTKSP